Genomic DNA from Brenneria izadpanahii:
CCGGGCGCGTACGCCGCCGGTGAAGTTGTCGGCGGGATCCACGGCGGTAACCGTATTGGCGGTAATGCCGTTGCCGATATCATTATCTTCGGTATCCTGGCGGGCCGTAATGCCGCCGCCCACGCTTTGCGGTAACCGATACCCGTCTGAGCCCCTGGCGTTTGGCGTCCGGGGCTCAGGACCGATGAATTCCATAATTTTCAGGTGACTCGCTATGCCGTCGGACTCTCAGGTTTATGCTTATTCCGCTGTTTTGATGGGTTCCCCCATTCTTCTTAAGCTGTTTGAGCATGATGAGAGTCTGGCTTCACTGGTATTCAGGCTGATAAAACAGCAGGAGAACCGGTTAACCGTTAACCGGGCGCATTCCGAAGTGATGGATGTTAACCATGCGGCGGGCGAACATCCGGTGGCGGTTAGCCCGTTGGTGTTTAATCTGATCAAGCGCGCCAAAGCGGTCAGCCTGTTGGACGATAGCTGTTTTAACTTCGCTATCGGCCCGCTGGTTAAACGCTGGAAGATCGGCTTCCACGGCGACAGCGTTCCCCCCGCCGATGAATTGCGGGCTTTGTTGGCGCTGACGGATCCCAGAGACGTGATCCTCAATGAACAGGATGGTTCGGTGTTCCTGAAAAAGGCCGGAATGGAGATCGATCTGGGGGCGATAGCCAAAGGATACATCGCCGATCTGGTCAGGGATTTTCTGCGCCAGCGGCAGATTCGCCATGGTTTGATCAATCTTGGCGGCAATGTACAAACGCTCGGCGTGCCGCAAAACAGCGGGTTGGACTCCTGGACGGTCGGTCTGAAAAAGCCGTTTTCCAATCCTGAAGCGCTGATTGGCGTTATTAATGTAAAAAATAAGTCGGTCGTCACATCCGGTATTTACGAACGTTACTTCGAGCTGGACGGCCGCTGCTATCACCACATCCTCGACCCGAAAACCGGCTACCCGCGGGATAACGAACTGCTAAGCATCACGATTATTTCCGACGACTCCATCGACGGCGATATCTATACCACGCTGCTCTACGGCATGGGCGTGGAAAACGGCCTCGCCTATCTGTCCGGGCTTCCTCATATTGAAGCCATCTTCGTCACCAGAGACCGGCAGGTCATTCTTTCTTCGCAGCGCCAGTTCGCCTTTACCTTATTGGATAACGGTTATCACATGGCGTAATCGTCCGGCCGCGGGCTGATATTCCGCCGCCTGCCGCCGCTAGTCCGTCATCCCTGTGATGATGGGACTTTCCCCGCTTTTCCCAGTTGATAGAAATCGACGGCTTCATCGTATTCGCGCTTTCCCGTATTCATCAGGGCGCTGCGAATGAACTGGAAGCCGTTTTTTATCAATACCTGACCAGAAGCAGGATTTCGCTGGAGATGACTACCGCCGATTGCTGATAGATTTAATGGCGCAAATCATGTTTTCCAGGCTTAGGGGGCCTAAACCGGCAGTTCCTCAAGATAACGTTTTAGCGCCGCCTCGGCAACGAGGAAAGGCATTATCGATGGTGATGGGCGGGATTACCGTCGCGACCATCATTGGCGTACCGCTGGGAATCTGGCTGGGCCACTATGGCGGCTTTCGTCTGGCGTTTGGTTTTGTCGCCGTTTTGGGGCTAGTGGCGATAATGGGGTTGGCGCTCTGGCTTCCGGCCTTGCGCATGCCTTCCGCTATTGATTTTAAGGAAAGAATACAATCCCTGCTTATTCCCGGCGTACCGGGGATATTGGCGGTGACGGCCTTGGCTATGACCGCCGGTTTCACGGTTTACATCTATATGGGGCCGCAGCTTGCCAGCACTCTGCATGCCGATGAGAACACATTGGGCATGGTGCTGATGGTATTCGGCATCGCCGGGACGCCGGGTAATATGCTAAGCGGCTGGCTGTTTGCCGCGAATCGATTGTGCGAAATGACGCACGCCCCGTTCGAAGTCAGCCCGCTTATCGTATACGGCGTCTTCCATTATCATTTTATACGGATACCGAGCCTAACTTTCGCCTACGAGCTGAAAAGCGCGGTCATCGGCTCCTGGCGTTCTCCATAGGTCCGTTTTATCTTCGACAAAGGAGCAATTATGAGTACTAACGAGAAGAAAGTCGCCATCGTTACGGGCGCTTCGCGGGGGATCGGGCGGGCCGCGGCTGAGCGGCTCGCCAGGGACGGGTTCGCCGTCATCATCAACTATGCCAGCAGCGAGAGCGCAGCCAGTGAGGCGGTGAATGCCATTGCGGCTGCCGGCGGCGACGTGAAGGCTTTCAAAGCGGACGTCGCAAATGAGGCGCAGGTCGGGGCGCTCTTCGACTTCGCCGAGCAGGAATTCGGCGGCGTGGACGTCACCGTGAACTGCGCGGGCATCATGATTACCAAAGCCGTCGTCGATTTCACCGTGGAAGAGTTCGACCGGATGCACGCCATCAACGTTCGCGGAACCTTCCTCGTATCGCGCGAAGCGGCTCGGCGGATGCGCGCGGGAGGCGCCATCATCAACATTTCAACGGCGGCCGAACGCCAGGCGATGCCGGCTTATGGTCCCTATGCCATGTCGAAGGGCGCGGTCGAGGGTCTGAACCTTATCCTCGCCCGCGAACTCAAAGGCCGCGATATCACCGTCAACACGGTCGGCCCCGGTCCTGTGGCTACCGAGCTGTTCCTCAATGGCAAGGATGAGGCGCTTGTCGAGCGGATCGCCAGTTTCAATCCTTTTAATCGGATTGGGCAGCCGCCTGAGATTGCTGAAGTGATCTCGTTCCTCGCTGGTCCCGCCCGCTGGATCAATGGACAGACGATCTATGTGAACGGCGGCATGAACTGATCCTCGCTTCCCGGACTCAATTGCGGTCTTGGATCTCGCCACTTCATCCCGCGCCTGGCGGGATTCGTTCACTCTGATTGTACGGGCAGCCGTACAGCCTATTCGATTTGGGCTGTATTGTCGGATATATTGCCGCATGATAGATTGAAAAATGCCCTAAAGCGGTAAGCGTGAGTTCCCGGACTGGACGGGAGACGAGACTTTCGGTGGCGATCATGAAATCAGTACCAAATCTCAAAGACGCGAGCGATCTCATCGCCGTCGTGGAAGCCGGCGGCTTCCGGGGCGCCGCTCTGGTGCGGCACTCAAGCGCTTCTTCCCTCAGTGATTCGATCCGCCGGCTGGAAGCCGACCTTGGAATACGATTGCTCAATCGCACCACCCGGAGCGTCACGCCAACCGAGGCCGGCGCCAGGCTGATCGAACGTTTGAAGCCGGCATTCTCAGAGATCGAAGCGGCCTTCAACGATCTAAAGGACGATGCCAACCGCCCGCTAGGCACGCTAAAGCTAAACGTGCCCGTTCCCATTGCCCGCCATGTTCTGCCCGGCATCGCCACGGGATTTCTCGAACGGTTTCCCTGCATCCGCCTGGATGTCGTCATGGAGAATGACTTCAGCGATGTGATCGGTCGTGGGTTCGACGCCGGTGTCCGCTATGAGGAGCGAATCGCCAAGGATATGATCGCCGTCCCCATCGGGCCAAGGCGTCAGCGCTTTGTTGCCGCGGCGTCGACGTCCTATATCGAAACGTTCGGCTTGCCCGATCACCCACGGACATTGCTGGTCGAGCATCGTCTCATCGGTAACCGATTTCCCAGCGGAGCCATATGGCCCTGGGTGTTCGAGCGTGATGGCGAGCTGCTGCGCATTATGCCGGACGGCCCTCTGATTTCCAGTTCCATCGATCTTCAACTCGCTTGCGCCGTCTCCGGCGCGGGCATCATCTATACCTTCGAGGATTTTTTGCGTCCGCATCTTGAATCCGGAGAGCTGACGCCGCTGCTAGAGGAGTGGTGGCAGGAATTCGATGGCCCTTACCTGTATTACCCTAGCCGGCGGCACATGCCATCGCCTTTGCGAGCCTTCGTTGACTATATCAAAGAGCTGAACGCCGAGGAGAAATCGTAAGCGCCGACAACCGCGTCCCATTAGGCGGCCAGGCTGCCCGGTCGCGAGGACGATCAAATGCCGATTTCTCTATGAGCCAATCTGCGAGTAGGCGCGCGCGCTGTTCTCCATCTCGTACGGGCTGTCCGCGACTGTCCGGCTAATCATGGATCAATTTCGGTGCTAACATCGCTGATGTCAGCACATCAGGAGAATGACGACAGCCTAAACTCCACCTCGGAAGCTAAAAGCTATCGGTACATTCTCCCGACATTATCGCCTTGATTTTTTTCGCCAACATTCTGATTTTTCTGCCTGGTCGCTATCCCGATCCGAGCACGCAAAAAGAGAGGCCCAGCCATGACAGTATCCCGTGATGCCGTATTTCCCGCCGGGCGACAAGCCCTGTACGAACGCAACCGTTATTCACCCGCCGTCCGTTCGAACGGCTTTCTTTTCGTCTCGGGCCAAGTCGGCAGCCGGGATGATGGTTCGCCGGAGCCCGAGTTGGAAGCGCAGATCCGGCGCGCCTTCGATAACCTGAACTCGGTGCTTGAGGCCGGCGGTTGCACTTTCGATGACGTAGTCGATGTCACCGTGTTTCTTGTTGATCCTCAGTCCACGCTCGACACCGTCTGGAAGGTGCTGCCGGAGTTCTGGGGCGATGCGCCATACCCAGCCCTGACGGGGGTCGGCGTCACATGGCTTTATGGCTTTCAATTCGAGATCAAGGTGGTCGCGCGCCTGCCTGAAGGTACGAAATAAGCCAGTCTGACTCTTCTGCGCTACTTAAAGGTCCAGGAGCGACTGTGGGATGCGGTCCTCCTCCATCACCGCGCTCATTTATCGATCCAATTCCACCGAATACGCGATATCCTTCTGCGCGTCGAGAGCCGCAAGCCGCTGCTGGAGCGCCGCATGGATATTGTCGAAGGCGGATGCTCCGAGCGTCAGACGCAACGGCGTCGTCCCCGTATCGATCATTTCGATCATCCGATCTACCACTTTGTCCGCATCGCCGGTGACGGCGAACGCGCCCGAATCAATGCCGCGCAGCACGTCGCCGGCAGGCGTGCCGTCGTAGACCGGCGGCGTGACGGGACGAACCAGGCCGGCCTTGAAATTGGTGGCGGTCGGCCCCGGTTCCACGAGGGTGAAGGTGATGCCGAAGGGTTCCAGCTCCTTGGCCATCGCCTCGACGAAGCCTTCGATCCCCCATTTGGTGGCGTGGTAGAGGCTGAACCCTGGATAGGCGATCTGCCCCCCTTCCGAGGAGATTTGCAACACGCGCCCTCCGCCCTGATTGCGCAAGTGCGCGATCGCGGCGCGGATGAGCGTGATGGAACCGATGAGGTTGGTATCGATGATTTGGCGGATTTGTTCATCAGGCACGGCTTCCGCCGGACCGAGGATGCCATAACCGGCATTGGACACGATGACATCGATGCGGCCGAGAGCGGCAAAGGCGCGATCGGTCACGGTACGCACCGCGTCCGCATCGGTCACGTCGAGCTTGGCGACCCACAGCCTGTCACCGTAAGTCGCGACGAGATCGTCGAGTGCATCAAGGCGGCGCACCGTGGCGGCCACTCGATCGCCGCGGGCGAGCAGACGTTCGGTGAGAAGGCGGCCGAGGCCGGCCGATGTTCCGGTAATGAACCAGGTTTTACTCATGACGGACTCCAAAATGAGAAATAAAGTGGGTGACAGGATTAGATCATAGGGTCATATCATTGTTACGATAAGAGTGAATAAACCGCATGGGTTGGTGTATAAAAACTACCAATGAGCAAACCGACGCTATCTGATCTCAAAGCC
This window encodes:
- a CDS encoding SDR family oxidoreductase translates to MSKTWFITGTSAGLGRLLTERLLARGDRVAATVRRLDALDDLVATYGDRLWVAKLDVTDADAVRTVTDRAFAALGRIDVIVSNAGYGILGPAEAVPDEQIRQIIDTNLIGSITLIRAAIAHLRNQGGGRVLQISSEGGQIAYPGFSLYHATKWGIEGFVEAMAKELEPFGITFTLVEPGPTATNFKAGLVRPVTPPVYDGTPAGDVLRGIDSGAFAVTGDADKVVDRMIEMIDTGTTPLRLTLGASAFDNIHAALQQRLAALDAQKDIAYSVELDR
- a CDS encoding LysR family transcriptional regulator; the encoded protein is MKSVPNLKDASDLIAVVEAGGFRGAALVRHSSASSLSDSIRRLEADLGIRLLNRTTRSVTPTEAGARLIERLKPAFSEIEAAFNDLKDDANRPLGTLKLNVPVPIARHVLPGIATGFLERFPCIRLDVVMENDFSDVIGRGFDAGVRYEERIAKDMIAVPIGPRRQRFVAAASTSYIETFGLPDHPRTLLVEHRLIGNRFPSGAIWPWVFERDGELLRIMPDGPLISSSIDLQLACAVSGAGIIYTFEDFLRPHLESGELTPLLEEWWQEFDGPYLYYPSRRHMPSPLRAFVDYIKELNAEEKS
- a CDS encoding SDR family oxidoreductase codes for the protein MSTNEKKVAIVTGASRGIGRAAAERLARDGFAVIINYASSESAASEAVNAIAAAGGDVKAFKADVANEAQVGALFDFAEQEFGGVDVTVNCAGIMITKAVVDFTVEEFDRMHAINVRGTFLVSREAARRMRAGGAIINISTAAERQAMPAYGPYAMSKGAVEGLNLILARELKGRDITVNTVGPGPVATELFLNGKDEALVERIASFNPFNRIGQPPEIAEVISFLAGPARWINGQTIYVNGGMN
- a CDS encoding RidA family protein, giving the protein MTVSRDAVFPAGRQALYERNRYSPAVRSNGFLFVSGQVGSRDDGSPEPELEAQIRRAFDNLNSVLEAGGCTFDDVVDVTVFLVDPQSTLDTVWKVLPEFWGDAPYPALTGVGVTWLYGFQFEIKVVARLPEGTK
- a CDS encoding FAD:protein FMN transferase; amino-acid sequence: MPSDSQVYAYSAVLMGSPILLKLFEHDESLASLVFRLIKQQENRLTVNRAHSEVMDVNHAAGEHPVAVSPLVFNLIKRAKAVSLLDDSCFNFAIGPLVKRWKIGFHGDSVPPADELRALLALTDPRDVILNEQDGSVFLKKAGMEIDLGAIAKGYIADLVRDFLRQRQIRHGLINLGGNVQTLGVPQNSGLDSWTVGLKKPFSNPEALIGVINVKNKSVVTSGIYERYFELDGRCYHHILDPKTGYPRDNELLSITIISDDSIDGDIYTTLLYGMGVENGLAYLSGLPHIEAIFVTRDRQVILSSQRQFAFTLLDNGYHMA
- a CDS encoding MFS transporter → MVMGGITVATIIGVPLGIWLGHYGGFRLAFGFVAVLGLVAIMGLALWLPALRMPSAIDFKERIQSLLIPGVPGILAVTALAMTAGFTVYIYMGPQLASTLHADENTLGMVLMVFGIAGTPGNMLSGWLFAANRLCEMTHAPFEVSPLIVYGVFHYHFIRIPSLTFAYELKSAVIGSWRSP